The window GGCGCGAAGAGCGGCCCTTCGAGCTCTTGAGGCACGACCGGCGGCGGGCCGAGCACGATAGCCTCCCGGTCGAGCGCCTGTGGCGGCAGGCGGCCGGAGTAGAAGACCTGGAGCGTGAGCCACTCATCGCGACCGACAGGCTCAGGAAAGTTGACGATGAAGCTGTTCTGTCCTCGGACGCGCAGGGTGAGCAAGCGTCCAAAGCGGTCCGCCACGACGGATCGCACCACGAGAGACTCGGCGAGCCGCAGCGTCAGGGCAGACAGCGCGTAAGCGCGGACCCGCAGGTCGATCCCCGTCCGTCCCTCGATCCATGCACGATCCGGACTGATGGACACATCCACGTCGTAGCGATACACGTCATAGGCAAGGCGCGCCGCGTGGTCGTAGCTTCGTCCACGTCGCGCCAGTCTCTCGGCTGACGTATAGACGGCAATGTTCTTGCGATTCGACCGATCGAAGAGCGAGATATCCTCGGCGTCGCTTTGCGAGCGGGTGTAGGTGAGCACGCCGAAGCGGTCGGTATCGACATCCATGAGGAAATCGCCAACGCTCGGGACCAGCGACCAGGTATCGCGGCTCAAATCGCTCAGATCCAGGCTGAACGACGTGGCGACGCGCGAATCGAAGAACTCCTGCGCCTCCGCCAGCGCCGAGGCGTCCACGCTGCGAGCAGGCCCGAGACGACTCGGTATCAAGTGATCGTCGAGGTCGCCAGGGTTGATGCGGACGAACGCTCGCACGAACCGCGTGCGCAGCGTCTCGTTGCCCGCGAACAGGCGCACCTGCCCCTTCTCGGCCGGCGGTGCCGGTGAGAATTCCATGTCACCCCGTCCCACGACAACCAGCGCCGTCGCGCCTCCGTCGGACACGGCCAGGTGCACGATACCGTCGCGGACGTTCAACCGCAGATCTTCCGCCTCGATCCGCAGGCCGTTCGCGACGTATTGCTGGTTGCGATCCAGGCGCAACCGATACAGGCCTTCGACGAACGAGAGACGATCCTGGGCACGGATTGCCCAAGCTGGCTCCTGCGGGGCCGCGGGCCCGCCCGCGGCGTTCGATTCGGGCGAGGGGGTGGTCTCGGACGCATCGGCGGCGCGCGCTTCTCGATCGGTTGGGAGCGGCTCGAGGTCGAGCCGCCAGGTGCTGACGATTCCACGGTCGCCCCGTTCGGTGAAGACGTCGACGATCAGACGGAGGCCGGCCGGCCCGTCCGACGAGGCAGGGAGCGGCGTCCGCTCTCGCTCGCGCACCGCCGCATGTGTGATTCCAGCGGCGATGTTGGTGGTCGCGAATTGCGCAGCGGCCTCCCGGTCGGCCGAGGGGGCCGCGAGCGCCACGTACTGATCGGGCTGGCCGGAAATCAAGACTTGCTCGAGGTGTAGCAACAGAGCGGGGACCGTCTCGTCTGGCTGTGACACGGCCGTGCGCGAGCCGACAGCGACGAACGTCAGGAGGGCGAGCCATCCCCACTTGCGCGCCGTGAAGCGAGCATTCCGGCCGCCGGAGCACCGGGTGTGGACAGCCATAGTGGGCAGGACGCGAGGCCCGGAGCCCTTGATCCCTTGACCCCTTAGTTGTGCCGCAGCGCGAGAATCGTCAAGTCGTCGCAGACCCGCGCGTCGGCGATATGGGCTTCCACACGTGCCATGAGGGCACTGGTGACAACCTGAGCGCTTTCCGCTGCGTGCTGCGTTACCGCCTCGTCCACGCCATCATCGTCAAAGGGCGCGCCGGAGGGCGACTCGGCTTCCGTGATGCCATCACTGTAAACTACGAGAAGGTCTCCCGGACATAGCATCACGTTCCGGGACGAATACACGGCACGGCGGTCGAGGCCGAGCGCCATTCCGCTTGGCGGCAAGCGCTCCAGTGACCCATTGGCGTGGCGTAGCAGGGCTGGTGGATGCCCCGCGTTCACATACGTGAGCACGTGACTCTCGGGGTCATAGATTCCGAGCAGCGCCGTGATGAAGCGTGAGCGGGGCGCATGGCGCAGCACCTGCTGGTTCAACCGCGTGGCGAGCGCCTGTGCGTCCAGTCCCTCGTCGACCAGTGTGCGCAAGATCGCCAGCAGTAGTGCCATCAGGAGCGCGGCAGGTGTGCCCTTTCCGGCGACGTCCCCTAGCGCAACGAGTAGGCGACCATCCGGCGTCGGAACGATGTCGAAGAAGTCTCCACCGACCGTGTTGGCAGGGCGGGTCTCACCGTGAGCCTGCACGCCGAGGCCGATGAACGGCTGGCGTGGCAGCATGGCGCGTTGAATCTCCCGCGCGACGTTCAGGTCCTGCTTGAGCGTTAGTCGATCAGCCACCTCCAGCGCGAACAAGATGTTGAGCAGCACGAGCGCGAGGAACATGCCGCCTGTTCCCTGCGACCAGGTGAGCACCGGCAAGACGATTGGGCCAATCCGCACGGTGTCGATGCCGGTGTACAACTCCACCAGGCCGATGAGTGAGCAGACCAGCGCCAGACCGTAGAGTGCACGCCGCGCGGGCGGCAGACGACGTGAGAAAGCCAACAGGAACAGCCGTAGGTGCAGCAGTGCCCGCTTCGGCCACGGCAGCTGCGCCAGCGCCCGGCGGTCGATCCCGTGGGCGAAGAACGCGTACGCTTCCCGCGCATCACGAGTGAAGACGCGCTTGAGGTCGTCTGCCGTGACGTCTTGCGTGAAGGTGTCCAGAAGCTCGCGCGTACCGCGGCGAGGACCGCTCATATCTCAACTATACGCGTTCTAACGCTGAGTAGTGGTCAGTGGCCAGGGGTCAGTGGTCAGCCGGTTTACGTGCGTTCGGGGGCTGACGACGAGCGGCCTCAAGCCTCCGACGTCAACCCGGAACGCTGGCTAACCCCCGACCACTGATCACTGACCACTGATCACTACTCAGCGTCAGATAATGCCCACCTGCCTGCCGACCTTCGCGAACGCATCGAGGGCGAACTGCAGCTCTTCGCGCGTGTGCGTGGCCGTGACGATCGTGCGCACGCGCGCCTTTTCACGCGGCACGGTGGGGAAGCCGATGCCTTGCGCGAAGACCCCTTCCTGGAACAACCGGTCGGACAGCTGCATCGCGCGGGGGGCTTCACCAACGATCACGGGCGTGATGGGACTCTCGCTACTGCCGGTGTCGAACCCAAGCTGCTGCAAGCCCTCCTTGAAGAACCGCGTGTTCTCCCAGAGGCGGTCGATGAGCTCCGGCTCCTCGAGCAGCACATCGAGGGCGGCGAGGCAGGTCGCCGCAACGGAAGGTGGATGAGACGTCGAGAAGAGAAACGGCCTCGCCCGGTGATACAGCAGCTCGATGAGCGTGTGGCTGCCGGCCACATAGCCACCAAGCGCGCCGAGCGCCTTGGAGAGCGTGCCCACTTGGATGTCGACACGGCCGTGGAGGCCGAAGTGATCGATGGTCCCACGCCCGTTCCGCCCAAAGACTCCGCTCGCATGGGCGTCGTCCACCATCATGATGCAGCCGAACTCCTCGGCGAGGTCGCAAAGGCCCGGGAGCGGCGCGACGTCGCCGTCCATGCTGAAGACACCGTCGCTGATGAGCAGCTTGCGCTGCCCCGCGGGCAGCTCCTGCAGCACCTTGCGTGCCGCCTGGACGTCACGGTGCGGAAACACCTTGATGGCGGCACGACTCAGGCGGCAGCCATCGATGATGCTGGCGTGATTGAGCGCGTCCGAGA is drawn from Luteitalea sp. and contains these coding sequences:
- a CDS encoding SpoIIE family protein phosphatase; this encodes MSGPRRGTRELLDTFTQDVTADDLKRVFTRDAREAYAFFAHGIDRRALAQLPWPKRALLHLRLFLLAFSRRLPPARRALYGLALVCSLIGLVELYTGIDTVRIGPIVLPVLTWSQGTGGMFLALVLLNILFALEVADRLTLKQDLNVAREIQRAMLPRQPFIGLGVQAHGETRPANTVGGDFFDIVPTPDGRLLVALGDVAGKGTPAALLMALLLAILRTLVDEGLDAQALATRLNQQVLRHAPRSRFITALLGIYDPESHVLTYVNAGHPPALLRHANGSLERLPPSGMALGLDRRAVYSSRNVMLCPGDLLVVYSDGITEAESPSGAPFDDDGVDEAVTQHAAESAQVVTSALMARVEAHIADARVCDDLTILALRHN
- a CDS encoding glycine C-acetyltransferase — encoded protein: MPTRTDPLAYLGMELDSLKEQGLHRQLRILHGEQKATSTFDGKSVVNLSSNNYLGLTTHPKLREQALRALDQLGVGSGAVRTIAGTMDIHMELERRLASFKQVEAVVVFQSGFAANAGTVAAILGKEDVIVSDALNHASIIDGCRLSRAAIKVFPHRDVQAARKVLQELPAGQRKLLISDGVFSMDGDVAPLPGLCDLAEEFGCIMMVDDAHASGVFGRNGRGTIDHFGLHGRVDIQVGTLSKALGALGGYVAGSHTLIELLYHRARPFLFSTSHPPSVAATCLAALDVLLEEPELIDRLWENTRFFKEGLQQLGFDTGSSESPITPVIVGEAPRAMQLSDRLFQEGVFAQGIGFPTVPREKARVRTIVTATHTREELQFALDAFAKVGRQVGII